The following are encoded together in the Insulibacter thermoxylanivorax genome:
- the tatC gene encoding twin-arginine translocase subunit TatC — MKENREMSFVDHLSELRSRVVRIVIVFVIALIAGFAVGQPIIEYLMHVPPASGFELNVFSPWDSLRIYINVAMLAALMISLPFALYQIWRFVSPGLKPHERKAALNYIPLAALLGICGLAFAYFVVFPLTFSFTLYLAQSMGLTMTYGITQYFSFMFNILIPVTLVFELPVIVLFLTTIHILKPAFLIKIRKTAYVVLVIISTLITPPDLVSALIVYLPLLLLYEMSIFFSKRVHKKQQRRLSLEEQLLH; from the coding sequence GTGAAAGAGAATCGTGAGATGTCGTTTGTCGATCACTTAAGCGAACTGCGCAGCCGCGTGGTCCGCATTGTGATCGTTTTTGTTATTGCTTTGATCGCCGGCTTTGCCGTTGGACAGCCGATCATCGAGTATCTGATGCATGTGCCGCCGGCCTCGGGGTTTGAGCTGAACGTCTTTTCGCCTTGGGATTCGCTGCGCATCTATATTAATGTAGCGATGTTAGCTGCCCTGATGATCTCGCTGCCCTTTGCCCTTTATCAGATCTGGAGGTTTGTAAGCCCCGGGCTTAAGCCCCATGAACGAAAGGCGGCACTGAATTACATCCCGCTCGCTGCCCTGCTCGGCATCTGTGGGCTTGCGTTTGCTTATTTTGTCGTCTTTCCCTTGACGTTTTCCTTTACGCTCTATCTTGCGCAGTCGATGGGTTTGACGATGACTTATGGGATTACGCAGTATTTTTCCTTCATGTTCAATATCTTGATCCCGGTGACGCTGGTTTTCGAGCTGCCGGTGATCGTGCTTTTCTTGACGACGATTCACATCTTAAAACCAGCCTTTCTGATCAAAATTCGCAAAACCGCTTATGTGGTGCTTGTGATCATCAGCACGCTGATCACGCCGCCGGATCTGGTATCGGCGTTGATCGTCTATCTGCCGCTGTTGCTGCTATATGAGATGAGCATCTTCTTCTCGAAGCGGGTGCATAAGAAACAGCAGCGGAGGCTGTCTCTTGAGGAGCAGCTGCTGCATTAA
- a CDS encoding 5-formyltetrahydrofolate cyclo-ligase, translating into MHLDEVRRRKSELRNKIIQTRDELPPEERSSKSEAICERLIQHLKQELKLGRMDGRSVHNRSEAPCTILTYLSFGSEVDLYPFISWCWQQGGRIAAPRTIPAERALVFHYIEGLADTEPVPPYGIREPLASLPAVIDPAVIDMIIMPGTAFDEHGHRLGYGAGYYDRYLAQIAARLGKLPPLVAVCYELQIVEQIPAEEHDVKMQVIITESRKIYT; encoded by the coding sequence ATGCATTTAGACGAAGTAAGAAGACGTAAATCCGAGCTTAGGAACAAAATCATCCAAACCCGTGACGAGCTTCCTCCCGAGGAGAGAAGCTCGAAATCTGAGGCGATCTGTGAGCGGCTGATCCAACATCTGAAACAAGAGTTAAAACTAGGACGAATGGACGGCCGCAGTGTACATAACCGCAGCGAAGCTCCTTGTACGATCCTCACTTATCTGTCTTTCGGTTCAGAGGTGGATCTCTATCCGTTCATCAGCTGGTGCTGGCAGCAGGGGGGTCGCATCGCTGCGCCGCGGACGATCCCCGCGGAGCGGGCGCTGGTGTTTCACTATATCGAAGGGTTGGCCGATACGGAACCTGTGCCCCCCTACGGCATCAGAGAACCGCTGGCGAGTCTGCCGGCAGTAATAGATCCGGCGGTGATCGACATGATCATCATGCCGGGAACGGCTTTCGATGAACATGGGCATCGCCTGGGTTATGGAGCGGGCTACTATGACCGTTATCTGGCACAGATCGCTGCGCGACTCGGCAAGCTGCCGCCACTGGTCGCCGTCTGTTATGAACTGCAGATCGTAGAGCAGATTCCGGCGGAGGAACATGATGTGAAGATGCAGGTCATCATTACTGAATCCAGGAAGATATATACATAA
- the groL gene encoding chaperonin GroEL (60 kDa chaperone family; promotes refolding of misfolded polypeptides especially under stressful conditions; forms two stacked rings of heptamers to form a barrel-shaped 14mer; ends can be capped by GroES; misfolded proteins enter the barrel where they are refolded when GroES binds), with protein MAKDIKFSEDARRAMLRGVDALADAVKVTLGPKGRNVVLEKKFGSPLITNDGVTIAKEIELEDAFENMGAQLVKEVATKTNDVAGDGTTTATVLAQAMIREGLKNVTAGANPMVIRRGIEKAVKAAVEGIRSIAQPIEGKQSIAQVAAISSGDEEVGQLIAEAMEKVGNDGVITVEESKGIETELEVVEGMQFDRGYTSAYMVTDTDKMEAVLDEPYILITDKKISNIQDLLPVLEKVVQTGKPLLIIAEDVEGEAQATLVLNKLRGTFTCVSVKAPGFGDRRKAMLGDIAALTGGQVITEELGLELKNATIEQLGRARQVRVTKENTIIVDGAGSKEDIQARINQIKKQIEETTSEFDKEKLQERLAKLSGGVAVIKVGAATETELKERKLRIEDALNSTRAAVEEGIVAGGGTALVNVIKNVAALEANDDDERTGINIVLKALEAPVRTIANNAGEEGSVIVERLKKEAPGIGFNAATGEWVNMIEAGIVDPAKVTRTALQNAASVAAMLLTTEAVIADKPEENKNNPGMGGMDGMM; from the coding sequence ATGGCTAAAGATATCAAGTTCAGCGAAGATGCCCGCCGCGCGATGCTGCGTGGTGTAGATGCTCTTGCAGACGCTGTTAAAGTAACGCTTGGTCCGAAGGGCCGCAACGTAGTACTTGAGAAGAAATTCGGTTCGCCGCTCATCACGAATGACGGTGTAACGATCGCGAAGGAAATTGAACTGGAAGATGCATTTGAAAATATGGGTGCGCAGCTGGTTAAGGAAGTTGCGACGAAAACCAACGATGTAGCGGGCGACGGTACGACAACGGCTACGGTTCTTGCACAAGCGATGATCCGTGAGGGTCTGAAGAACGTCACTGCTGGTGCAAACCCGATGGTTATTCGCCGCGGCATCGAGAAGGCAGTTAAAGCTGCTGTAGAAGGAATCCGCAGCATCGCTCAGCCGATCGAAGGCAAGCAATCCATCGCACAAGTTGCAGCGATCTCTTCCGGTGATGAGGAAGTTGGTCAACTGATCGCAGAAGCGATGGAGAAAGTCGGCAACGACGGTGTTATCACAGTCGAAGAATCCAAGGGAATCGAGACGGAGCTGGAAGTTGTCGAAGGTATGCAATTCGACCGCGGTTATACTTCCGCATATATGGTTACGGATACTGACAAGATGGAAGCAGTACTGGATGAACCGTACATCTTGATCACAGATAAGAAGATCAGCAACATCCAAGATCTGCTGCCAGTTCTGGAGAAGGTTGTTCAAACCGGCAAGCCGCTCTTGATCATCGCTGAAGACGTAGAAGGCGAAGCTCAAGCTACACTGGTTCTGAACAAACTGCGCGGTACATTCACTTGCGTATCCGTTAAGGCTCCTGGCTTCGGTGATCGTCGCAAGGCGATGCTCGGCGATATCGCAGCGCTGACAGGCGGCCAAGTGATCACGGAAGAGCTTGGCTTGGAGCTGAAGAACGCAACGATCGAACAGCTTGGACGCGCACGTCAAGTTCGCGTGACGAAGGAAAACACGATCATCGTCGACGGTGCGGGAAGCAAGGAAGATATCCAAGCTCGCATCAACCAAATCAAGAAGCAAATCGAAGAAACCACTTCGGAGTTCGACAAAGAGAAATTGCAAGAGCGTCTGGCTAAGCTTTCCGGCGGCGTAGCGGTAATCAAAGTTGGTGCTGCAACAGAAACCGAGCTGAAGGAGCGCAAGCTGCGCATCGAAGACGCGCTGAACTCGACGCGTGCAGCAGTTGAAGAAGGAATCGTAGCCGGCGGCGGTACAGCGCTGGTTAACGTCATCAAGAACGTAGCTGCTCTGGAAGCTAATGATGATGATGAGAGAACGGGTATCAACATCGTTCTGAAGGCGCTGGAAGCTCCAGTTCGCACGATCGCGAACAACGCTGGTGAAGAAGGTTCCGTCATCGTTGAGCGCCTGAAGAAAGAAGCTCCTGGCATCGGCTTCAACGCTGCTACCGGCGAGTGGGTGAACATGATCGAAGCGGGTATCGTAGACCCGGCTAAGGTTACTCGCACAGCGCTGCAGAACGCTGCATCCGTCGCTGCTATGCTGCTGACGACTGAAGCTGTGATCGCTGACAAGCCGGAGGAGAACAAGAACAACCCAGGCATGGGCGGCATGGACGGGATGATGTAA
- a CDS encoding ABC-F family ATP-binding cassette domain-containing protein: MLLQAVGIHKYYAATPILTDITMHINEGEKIGLVGVNGAGKSTLMRILAGEESYDSGTIHRQKDLTIGYLAQDGGLGSDNTLHEELRSVFTDLLRMEEELRQLEAEMATAEGAELESAMRRYADLSEQFRQQRGYEIDARVRSMLSGMGFADYPADTLVSALSGGQKTRLALAKLLLQEPDILMLDEPTNYLDIPTLTWLEDYLRHYRGALLIISHDRYFLDVIVDSIIEIEGTKAVRYTGNYTKFIEQKAANYEKQLKQYEQQQAEIARLEDFVQRNLARSSTSGRAKSRRKMLERMERINKPGEIKRAHFSFQIERMTGSDVLHAEGLSYAYEDRVIFQGASLSLKRGDSAALVGPNGIGKSTLLKLLIGELQSPEGSITWGTNVKIGYYDQEHENLNPENTVLNEVWDAYPHLDEVEIRTVLGGFLFSGEAAEKRIRDLSGGERARVSLAKLMLQNANVLIFDEPTNHLDLYSKEALEAALVDYEGTLLFVSHDRYFLNKMADYILELSPDGIRTYLGNYDDYVEKKAELAELHELASAEGKGTAAKPASTSVPTAPAKQVPNRLSASDVPKAARSSAARTYEEEKQARREERARQRRLEQVEAQITAKEETIADIEAQLIDPDNLHDYVKLQELHEQLEHEREELEQLYEEWGRLME; encoded by the coding sequence ATGCTTCTGCAAGCAGTTGGAATACACAAATATTATGCCGCCACGCCCATCCTCACGGATATCACGATGCATATCAACGAGGGAGAGAAGATCGGCCTCGTCGGAGTGAATGGAGCCGGCAAGTCCACGCTGATGCGCATCTTGGCCGGCGAGGAAAGCTATGACAGCGGCACGATCCATCGCCAGAAGGATCTGACGATCGGATACCTGGCCCAAGACGGCGGTCTCGGCTCGGACAACACCCTGCATGAGGAACTGCGCTCCGTCTTCACCGACCTGCTGCGCATGGAAGAGGAGCTGCGGCAGCTGGAAGCGGAGATGGCGACGGCAGAAGGTGCGGAACTGGAGTCGGCGATGCGCCGCTATGCCGATCTCTCCGAACAATTCCGCCAGCAGCGCGGCTACGAGATCGATGCTAGAGTTCGCAGCATGCTGTCTGGTATGGGATTCGCTGACTATCCGGCGGATACCTTGGTAAGTGCGCTAAGCGGCGGGCAGAAGACGCGGCTGGCCCTCGCCAAGCTGCTGCTTCAAGAACCGGACATCTTGATGTTGGACGAACCGACCAACTACCTGGATATCCCAACGCTCACTTGGCTGGAAGATTATCTGCGGCACTACCGCGGCGCCCTGCTGATCATCTCCCATGACCGCTATTTCCTCGATGTCATCGTCGATTCCATCATCGAGATCGAAGGCACCAAGGCAGTCCGATATACCGGGAACTATACCAAATTCATCGAGCAGAAGGCCGCCAACTACGAAAAACAGCTCAAGCAGTATGAACAGCAGCAAGCCGAGATCGCCAGGCTGGAAGATTTCGTGCAGCGCAATCTTGCGCGTTCTTCAACCTCAGGGCGTGCGAAGAGCCGGAGGAAGATGCTGGAGAGGATGGAGCGCATCAACAAGCCGGGAGAAATCAAGCGCGCCCATTTTTCATTTCAGATCGAACGCATGACCGGAAGCGACGTCCTGCATGCCGAAGGACTCTCCTATGCTTATGAGGACCGTGTGATCTTCCAAGGTGCCAGCCTCTCCCTGAAGCGCGGCGACAGCGCCGCCTTGGTCGGGCCGAACGGCATCGGCAAGTCGACGCTGCTGAAGCTGCTGATCGGTGAGCTGCAATCCCCGGAAGGAAGCATCACTTGGGGAACCAATGTGAAGATCGGTTATTATGATCAGGAACACGAGAACCTGAACCCGGAGAACACTGTGCTGAATGAAGTATGGGATGCTTATCCGCATCTGGATGAAGTGGAGATCCGCACGGTGCTCGGCGGATTCCTGTTCAGCGGTGAAGCCGCGGAGAAGCGAATTCGCGATCTCAGCGGCGGGGAGCGGGCCAGGGTTTCCTTGGCAAAACTGATGCTGCAGAACGCGAACGTGCTCATCTTCGACGAACCGACCAACCATCTCGATCTGTACAGCAAAGAAGCGCTCGAAGCCGCACTGGTCGATTATGAAGGGACGCTGCTTTTCGTCTCCCATGACCGGTATTTCCTGAACAAGATGGCGGATTATATCTTGGAGCTGAGTCCCGACGGTATCCGCACTTACCTCGGGAATTACGATGATTACGTGGAGAAAAAAGCCGAGCTTGCCGAACTCCATGAACTCGCCTCAGCGGAAGGGAAAGGAACCGCGGCAAAGCCGGCTTCAACATCGGTCCCAACAGCACCTGCAAAACAAGTACCGAATCGCCTTTCCGCTTCAGACGTGCCGAAGGCTGCCCGGAGCTCTGCAGCGAGAACCTATGAAGAAGAGAAGCAGGCACGGCGTGAAGAACGGGCCAGACAGCGCCGTTTGGAACAGGTCGAGGCACAGATCACCGCCAAGGAAGAGACGATCGCAGACATTGAGGCGCAGCTCATCGATCCGGACAATCTCCATGATTATGTCAAGCTGCAAGAACTGCATGAACAGTTGGAACACGAGCGCGAGGAACTGGAACAATTGTATGAGGAGTGGGGGCGCTTGATGGAGTGA
- the tsaB gene encoding tRNA (adenosine(37)-N6)-threonylcarbamoyltransferase complex dimerization subunit type 1 TsaB yields the protein MTEWNHAQAEKWSDRYWLALDTATANMCIAVMKGMQTLAANESTVERNHSVRLVPEIQALLKRTGLGMRDLSAIAVGRGPGSYTGVRIGVTVGKTLAWSLQMPLVSVSSIGALAFGYVRGEGVGTSGARAKDSERIWLVPMLDARRKQVYTALYEWLQGQAGEGLQSEETDRSDTSRSSDVEAKLEYPGNSLGNVHEGSAHGSAQEGNVEEGYAQEGDAQETLRFAAEDVNGVWRPLARDQIVLFSDWVEQLAQRIAQLPEEKRPHRVVFVGEVEGFREEAERSGARLGVPVLAKEQVVHGTDLAWLAWERLIRGQYENIHAVVPNYTQLAEAEQKLLARQK from the coding sequence GTGACGGAATGGAATCATGCGCAAGCAGAAAAGTGGAGTGACCGATACTGGCTGGCCTTGGACACGGCAACGGCGAATATGTGCATCGCCGTGATGAAGGGCATGCAGACCCTTGCGGCAAATGAGTCGACGGTGGAGCGCAACCACTCCGTTCGACTGGTCCCGGAGATCCAAGCGCTGCTTAAGCGGACGGGGCTTGGCATGCGTGATCTAAGCGCCATCGCCGTGGGAAGAGGCCCGGGTTCCTATACAGGGGTGCGTATCGGGGTGACCGTTGGGAAGACCTTGGCTTGGTCGCTGCAGATGCCGCTGGTGAGCGTATCCAGTATAGGGGCGCTGGCCTTCGGCTATGTGCGCGGGGAAGGTGTCGGGACCAGTGGAGCGCGGGCCAAGGACAGCGAGCGAATCTGGCTTGTTCCTATGCTGGATGCAAGGCGGAAGCAAGTGTATACGGCGCTGTATGAGTGGCTGCAGGGACAAGCAGGGGAAGGGCTGCAGTCGGAAGAAACGGATCGTTCCGATACATCCCGTTCTTCGGATGTTGAAGCGAAGCTGGAGTACCCTGGAAATTCCTTGGGAAATGTCCATGAAGGATCTGCCCATGGAAGTGCTCAAGAAGGAAATGTCGAAGAAGGATATGCTCAAGAAGGGGATGCACAAGAGACCTTGCGCTTCGCGGCCGAGGATGTGAACGGAGTCTGGCGCCCTCTGGCTCGAGATCAGATCGTGCTGTTCTCCGATTGGGTGGAGCAGCTTGCGCAGCGAATCGCACAGCTGCCGGAAGAGAAGCGGCCGCATCGCGTCGTCTTCGTCGGCGAGGTGGAGGGATTTCGTGAGGAAGCGGAGAGAAGCGGGGCACGACTCGGCGTGCCTGTCCTAGCTAAGGAACAGGTCGTACACGGCACAGATCTCGCTTGGCTGGCTTGGGAGCGGCTGATTCGCGGACAATATGAGAATATCCATGCGGTGGTGCCGAATTACACACAGCTGGCGGAGGCGGAACAGAAGCTGCTTGCGCGTCAGAAGTGA
- a CDS encoding endonuclease/exonuclease/phosphatase family protein, with amino-acid sequence MGWTPVVSRPFLVPLILGVVLFYGTMVTISIPRTEERHSDETEIQRTVMIPLGKEQYLRVMTFNIRHGKGLDGRVNLNRIIDDIRYGDPDIVALQEVDRFHIRSRFTDQVNALKKALNMDVFFSPSIYYFGFAEYGNAILSKYPLYNTSIEYLPGIKEDRSLLSAQVKVGDYEVTLLATHLGVLEEERALQMPIILDRLQQVEGPAIFLGDLNMDTSHELLALLTEPWTKAELIHDTGTHYLGAEFDHIFAGSHIDAIQAWTIKTESSDHLPVVAELRILVEDEEELVLD; translated from the coding sequence ATGGGGTGGACACCGGTTGTTTCTAGGCCATTTTTGGTACCGCTTATTCTGGGGGTTGTGCTGTTTTATGGCACGATGGTTACCATCTCTATTCCAAGAACTGAGGAGAGGCATTCGGACGAGACCGAGATCCAAAGAACGGTGATGATTCCTTTGGGCAAAGAGCAATACCTTCGGGTGATGACATTTAATATCCGCCATGGCAAAGGTCTCGACGGCCGGGTGAATCTCAATCGGATCATCGACGACATTCGATATGGAGATCCGGATATTGTCGCCTTGCAAGAGGTGGACCGCTTCCATATCAGGAGCCGATTCACCGATCAAGTAAACGCTCTTAAGAAAGCGCTTAATATGGATGTATTTTTTTCCCCGTCCATCTACTACTTTGGATTCGCCGAATACGGCAATGCCATCTTAAGCAAATACCCGTTGTACAACACATCGATTGAATACTTGCCGGGGATCAAGGAAGACCGCAGTCTGTTGTCTGCTCAAGTGAAGGTTGGCGACTATGAGGTGACGCTTCTTGCGACACATCTGGGTGTGCTGGAGGAGGAGCGGGCGCTGCAGATGCCGATCATCCTGGATCGATTGCAGCAAGTGGAAGGGCCGGCGATATTCTTAGGCGACCTGAATATGGATACTTCCCATGAACTGCTTGCGCTGCTGACGGAACCTTGGACGAAGGCAGAGCTGATCCATGATACGGGTACCCATTATCTCGGCGCTGAGTTTGATCATATCTTCGCAGGATCCCATATCGATGCGATCCAAGCCTGGACGATCAAGACGGAATCCTCGGATCATCTGCCAGTGGTCGCAGAACTCCGGATCTTGGTGGAGGATGAGGAGGAACTTGTGTTAGACTGA
- the groES gene encoding co-chaperone GroES → MIKPLGDRVVIEPIAKEETTASGIVLPETAKEKPQEGKVVAVGSGTLKDGERIPLELKEGDRVIFSKYAGTEVKVDGKEYLIMREGDVLAILE, encoded by the coding sequence ATGATCAAACCATTAGGTGATCGCGTAGTGATCGAACCGATCGCGAAAGAAGAGACGACGGCAAGCGGCATCGTTCTGCCTGAAACGGCGAAGGAGAAGCCGCAAGAAGGTAAAGTCGTCGCTGTAGGAAGCGGTACTCTTAAAGATGGCGAGCGCATTCCACTAGAGCTGAAAGAAGGTGATCGCGTCATTTTCTCGAAGTACGCAGGCACTGAAGTGAAGGTGGATGGCAAGGAATATCTGATCATGCGTGAAGGCGACGTACTGGCGATCCTCGAATAA
- a CDS encoding MogA/MoaB family molybdenum cofactor biosynthesis protein, which yields MRWKAAILTASDRGVQREKEDAGVQIIREMVEEDLNGTVVETRIVPDEMDEITAALIEMVDYYDADLILTTGGTGLGPRDVTPEATARVIERRVPGIAEAMRAAGLQHTKQAMLWRGICGIRGRTLILNLPDHPKWVYVGLAAVLDILPEGLQCLTAADDTP from the coding sequence ATGCGCTGGAAAGCAGCGATCCTGACCGCCAGCGACAGGGGAGTGCAGAGAGAGAAGGAAGACGCTGGTGTACAGATCATCCGCGAGATGGTAGAAGAAGATTTAAACGGCACGGTGGTGGAAACCCGAATCGTGCCCGATGAGATGGATGAGATCACGGCGGCGCTCATCGAGATGGTCGACTATTATGATGCGGATCTGATCCTGACAACGGGCGGGACAGGCTTGGGGCCGCGGGATGTCACCCCGGAGGCAACGGCTCGGGTCATCGAACGCCGGGTGCCCGGCATCGCCGAGGCGATGCGTGCTGCCGGCTTGCAGCACACGAAGCAAGCGATGCTGTGGCGGGGCATATGCGGCATCCGCGGACGCACGTTGATCCTGAATCTGCCGGACCATCCGAAGTGGGTGTATGTCGGGCTGGCGGCTGTATTGGACATCTTGCCCGAGGGGCTGCAGTGTCTGACGGCAGCGGATGACACCCCCTGA
- a CDS encoding twin-arginine translocase TatA/TatE family subunit, whose translation MLGQIGPGGFILIMVVILLLFGPSKLPELGRAFGRTLREFKLGAREILEDEQPLSKEGTSRSERNPSLDGPIASQERRLPE comes from the coding sequence ATGTTAGGACAAATTGGGCCAGGCGGTTTTATCCTGATCATGGTCGTCATTCTGCTCCTGTTCGGTCCGAGCAAACTGCCGGAGTTGGGCCGGGCATTCGGCAGAACATTGCGCGAGTTTAAGCTGGGGGCAAGAGAGATCTTGGAGGACGAACAGCCTCTCAGCAAGGAAGGGACGAGCAGAAGTGAGCGCAATCCTTCGCTCGACGGTCCCATCGCCAGTCAAGAACGCAGATTACCGGAATAA
- the rimI gene encoding ribosomal protein S18-alanine N-acetyltransferase: MHHNHAEGTIGEGLSRDQDQELQVEIRSMTLEDIPQVMEVEYESFTIPWSVEAFHNELRFNQHAHYVVMIHEGQVIGYAGMWLIIDEAHITNIALREKYRGRKLGSKLLQHVIDTALDLGAERMTLEVRVTNRIAQNLYKKHGFRPAGLRKGYYTDNNEDAIIMWANIAKGRDRK; the protein is encoded by the coding sequence ATGCATCATAACCATGCAGAGGGAACCATTGGGGAAGGGCTTTCGAGGGATCAAGATCAAGAACTGCAAGTTGAGATTCGCTCGATGACCCTGGAAGACATCCCGCAAGTGATGGAAGTCGAATATGAATCCTTCACGATCCCGTGGTCGGTGGAAGCTTTCCACAATGAACTGCGATTTAATCAGCATGCACACTATGTTGTGATGATTCATGAAGGACAGGTCATCGGCTATGCGGGGATGTGGCTGATCATCGATGAAGCGCATATTACGAATATCGCCCTGCGGGAGAAGTACCGGGGCAGGAAGCTGGGCAGCAAGCTGTTGCAGCATGTCATCGATACAGCGCTTGACCTTGGAGCGGAACGGATGACGCTGGAGGTGCGGGTGACGAATCGGATCGCCCAGAACTTATATAAGAAGCATGGGTTTCGTCCCGCAGGGCTGCGCAAAGGGTATTATACGGATAATAATGAGGACGCGATCATCATGTGGGCGAATATCGCCAAGGGCCGAGACAGGAAGTAG
- the tsaD gene encoding tRNA (adenosine(37)-N6)-threonylcarbamoyltransferase complex transferase subunit TsaD yields the protein MVMHKDERASDPLTAGAGGKRDHQQSAAVGGVSHAAERKPTAGASSNDADSQLKSTADSGSSNDAQHQLTSGSGNTREHQKKPVRILAIETSCDETSVAIVEDGRRMLANVVSSQVDIHEKYGGVVPEIASRKHVETITVMLEEALQQADTSLDEISAVAVTQGPGLVGSLLVGVVAAKTLALALDVPLIGTHHIAGHIYANELVQPLEYPLVALVVSGGHTELIHMPARGEFRIIGQTRDDAVGEAYDKVARALGLPYPGGPHIDRLAQMTDDPLELPRAWLEQDSYDFSFSGLKSAVLNVLNQTKMRGEVIPPARVARGFQESVCDVLAEKAMRAVQEFGARQLVLAGGVAANRGLRTVLAERCAQAGMQLVVPPIELCTDNAAMIGAAAYLKWERQSFTPLDMKAKPLFTLEEWMNE from the coding sequence ATGGTTATGCATAAGGACGAACGCGCAAGCGATCCACTGACCGCCGGTGCCGGCGGGAAACGCGATCATCAGCAATCTGCCGCAGTGGGCGGCGTCAGCCACGCTGCCGAGCGTAAACCGACAGCCGGCGCGAGCAGCAATGATGCTGATAGTCAATTGAAGTCGACAGCTGACAGCGGCAGCAGCAATGACGCTCAGCATCAATTGACATCAGGCAGCGGAAATACGCGTGAGCATCAGAAGAAACCAGTGCGCATCCTCGCGATCGAGACGAGCTGTGATGAAACATCCGTCGCCATCGTCGAGGACGGTCGCCGTATGCTGGCGAATGTCGTATCGAGCCAGGTCGATATTCACGAGAAATACGGCGGCGTCGTGCCCGAGATCGCCTCGCGGAAACATGTGGAGACGATCACGGTGATGCTGGAGGAGGCGCTGCAGCAAGCGGATACGAGCTTGGATGAGATCTCCGCTGTGGCAGTTACGCAGGGGCCGGGCCTCGTCGGTTCGCTGCTCGTCGGCGTCGTAGCGGCAAAAACGCTGGCGCTGGCTCTTGATGTGCCGCTGATCGGCACGCATCACATCGCCGGGCATATCTATGCCAACGAACTGGTGCAGCCGCTGGAGTATCCGCTTGTTGCCTTGGTCGTCTCGGGCGGGCATACCGAGCTGATCCATATGCCCGCCCGAGGGGAATTCCGGATCATCGGGCAGACGCGGGACGACGCGGTGGGAGAGGCTTACGATAAGGTCGCCCGGGCACTGGGCTTGCCCTACCCGGGCGGTCCCCATATCGACCGTCTCGCCCAGATGACCGATGATCCGCTGGAGCTGCCGCGCGCGTGGCTGGAGCAGGATTCGTATGATTTTAGCTTCAGCGGATTGAAGTCCGCGGTATTGAATGTGCTCAACCAGACGAAGATGCGCGGCGAAGTGATTCCGCCCGCCCGGGTCGCACGCGGATTCCAGGAATCCGTGTGCGACGTGCTGGCGGAGAAGGCGATGCGCGCCGTGCAGGAATTTGGCGCGCGGCAATTGGTGTTGGCGGGAGGTGTAGCCGCCAACCGCGGCCTGCGCACAGTCCTGGCGGAACGCTGTGCGCAGGCGGGGATGCAGCTCGTCGTGCCGCCGATCGAGCTGTGCACGGACAACGCGGCGATGATCGGTGCCGCCGCCTATCTCAAATGGGAGCGGCAGTCATTCACGCCGCTTGATATGAAGGCGAAGCCGCTCTTCACCCTCGAAGAATGGATGAATGAATAA